From Calothrix sp. PCC 6303, a single genomic window includes:
- the apcB gene encoding allophycocyanin subunit beta: MRDAITSLIKNYDVAGKYFDRTAIDSLKSYFASGTERVQAAATVNGSAAAIVKQAGLALFDELPELIRPGGNAYTTRRYAACLRDMDYYLRYATYALVAGNMDVLNERVLQGLRETYNSLGVPIGPTVRGIQIMKDIVKAQVAASGVADTGFVDEPFDYITRELSETDI, from the coding sequence ATGCGCGATGCAATCACAAGTTTAATTAAGAATTATGACGTTGCGGGGAAATATTTCGATCGCACTGCCATTGATAGCCTCAAATCCTATTTTGCTAGCGGTACTGAAAGGGTACAGGCAGCAGCGACAGTAAATGGGAGTGCTGCGGCAATTGTCAAGCAAGCTGGTTTAGCTTTATTTGATGAACTGCCTGAGTTGATTCGTCCAGGTGGTAATGCCTATACAACTCGTCGTTATGCGGCTTGTTTGCGGGATATGGATTATTATCTCCGTTATGCAACTTATGCATTGGTTGCCGGAAATATGGATGTACTTAACGAGCGCGTGTTACAAGGTTTGCGGGAAACTTATAATTCTTTGGGTGTTCCCATCGGTCCTACGGTTCGCGGAATCCAAATTATGAAGGATATTGTCAAAGCGCAGGTTGCAGCTAGTGGTGTGGCTGATACTGGCTTTGTGGATGAGCCTTTTGATTATATTACTCGTGAGTTGAGCGAGACCGATATTTAG
- a CDS encoding TlyA family RNA methyltransferase: MAKQRLDTLLVELNLCPSRSLAQRLIQAGEVTVDGMVVDKVGTEVNAIAQIKIKQKSRFVSRGGEKLAKALTVFDIHVAGRICLDAGISTGGFTDCLLQAGAKLVYGVDVGYGQVDWKLRNDARVVLRERTNIRHLTAADLYNNQHSNPEEYADLIVVDVSFISATKILPALWQLSQAPREALLLVKPQFEVGKERVGKKGVVRDPNDHAEAIFQVWQTAENLGWGYQGLTWSPITGPAGNIEYLLWLKMESVIPSPELGEIKELTKSAVAEIRKQ; the protein is encoded by the coding sequence ATGGCTAAACAACGGCTTGACACTTTACTGGTAGAACTAAATCTTTGCCCTTCTCGGAGTTTGGCACAACGACTAATTCAAGCTGGGGAGGTGACGGTTGATGGTATGGTAGTGGATAAAGTTGGTACAGAAGTGAATGCGATCGCGCAAATCAAAATCAAGCAAAAATCCCGTTTTGTTTCTCGTGGTGGAGAGAAGCTAGCTAAGGCTTTGACGGTTTTTGATATTCATGTGGCAGGACGTATCTGTTTGGATGCAGGCATCTCCACTGGAGGATTTACAGATTGTTTGCTGCAAGCTGGTGCGAAGTTGGTTTACGGTGTCGATGTTGGTTATGGACAGGTTGATTGGAAGTTACGTAATGATGCGAGGGTGGTTCTACGAGAACGGACTAATATCAGGCATTTGACAGCCGCAGATTTATATAATAATCAGCACTCGAATCCCGAAGAATACGCAGACTTAATTGTCGTAGATGTATCTTTTATTTCGGCTACCAAGATTCTTCCCGCTTTATGGCAACTTTCCCAAGCACCACGAGAAGCCCTGTTACTGGTGAAACCACAATTCGAGGTCGGTAAAGAACGTGTGGGAAAAAAGGGGGTTGTCCGCGACCCTAACGACCATGCAGAAGCGATTTTTCAAGTTTGGCAAACAGCAGAAAACTTAGGTTGGGGTTATCAAGGTTTAACTTGGTCGCCAATTACTGGTCCAGCGGGTAATATCGAATACTTACTATGGTTGAAGATGGAGAGTGTAATTCCATCTCCAGAGTTAGGGGAAATTAAAGAACTGACAAAATCTGCTGTCGCGGAAATTCGGAAACAGTGA